In Alkalihalobacterium alkalinitrilicum, a genomic segment contains:
- a CDS encoding DUF4097 family beta strand repeat-containing protein, whose amino-acid sequence MEERKMILKMIEDGKITAEEGLKLLNALQQEEPKEKKETKTEEPQQTQTSLSERVDWDSKRQSRRTYRQTSGASVLTGFIENAIQKIKDLDLDFNFGSFVEVEHIFHHKNFHGKELDFSLENGSITLIPWEEEDIRVECKAKVYRARDAEEGRQTFLQETIFEGREDRIRFYSKVKSVKIQATCYIPKDYYESIKVYTFNGHIKGEKLQGDKLEVKVVNGSVHLTDVVGKRLYAETVNGPIDITSIHNDWCEVKTMNGAITLEGKTIDVNVETVNGAIRYRLDEVSEPCYADLKATTGSINVSVPADLRIEGKLETNVGGFTCDLNGLEIVEEKKDFVQKTLSFIANKECSPRFKLEGETNTGSIQIEQRS is encoded by the coding sequence ATGGAAGAACGTAAAATGATTTTGAAGATGATTGAAGACGGCAAAATTACGGCTGAAGAAGGATTAAAATTATTAAATGCTCTTCAGCAGGAGGAACCTAAAGAGAAGAAAGAAACCAAAACGGAAGAGCCGCAACAAACGCAAACGTCACTATCTGAACGTGTGGATTGGGATAGTAAACGCCAATCGCGTCGCACGTATCGTCAAACGTCGGGTGCTAGTGTGTTAACAGGATTTATTGAAAATGCGATTCAAAAAATCAAAGATTTAGATTTGGACTTTAACTTTGGATCTTTTGTTGAAGTGGAACATATTTTTCATCATAAAAACTTTCATGGTAAGGAACTTGATTTTTCCTTGGAAAATGGTTCAATTACGCTAATTCCATGGGAAGAAGAAGACATTCGCGTCGAATGTAAAGCTAAAGTTTACCGTGCTCGAGATGCAGAAGAAGGACGACAAACCTTTTTACAAGAGACGATTTTTGAAGGTCGGGAAGATCGTATTCGCTTTTATTCTAAAGTTAAATCTGTCAAAATTCAGGCCACGTGCTACATTCCAAAAGACTATTATGAGTCGATTAAAGTATATACGTTTAATGGCCATATTAAAGGGGAAAAGCTTCAAGGAGACAAGTTAGAAGTTAAAGTCGTTAACGGTAGCGTTCACCTAACGGATGTGGTAGGTAAGCGACTGTATGCTGAGACGGTCAATGGACCAATTGATATCACTTCAATTCATAATGACTGGTGTGAAGTGAAAACAATGAATGGAGCGATTACACTAGAAGGGAAAACTATTGATGTTAATGTTGAAACTGTCAATGGTGCGATCCGTTATCGTCTCGATGAAGTTTCTGAACCTTGTTATGCAGACTTAAAGGCAACGACAGGAAGTATCAATGTTTCCGTACCAGCAGATCTACGTATTGAAGGAAAGCTTGAAACAAATGTTGGCGGATTTACATGCGACTTAAATGGATTAGAAATTGTTGAAGAGAAAAAAGATTTTGTTCAAAAAACACTTTCGTTTATCGCAAACAAAGAATGTTCTCCACGTTTTAAATTAGAAGGTGAAACGAATACAGGCTCAATTCAAATTGAGCAACGTTCGTAA
- a CDS encoding PspC domain-containing protein yields the protein MNKRLFRTVHDRKLAGVCGGIAAYFNLDPSLVRILFVILFFVTAGFPLLVGYIAAAVVVPNEGDIVD from the coding sequence ATGAATAAACGATTATTTCGAACCGTGCATGATCGAAAGCTAGCAGGTGTTTGTGGTGGGATTGCCGCGTATTTTAATCTAGATCCGTCGCTTGTCCGTATTTTGTTTGTCATTCTTTTCTTTGTTACAGCTGGCTTTCCATTATTAGTCGGCTATATTGCTGCAGCTGTCGTTGTACCGAATGAAGGAGACATTGTCGATTAA
- a CDS encoding phage holin family protein, producing MGWLIHLLVNSVTLLIVAHFFVQFQISGFGAAFFASIILSILNFIVRPILVFLTLPVTIITLGLFLFVINAITLRLTAAFMGSAFVIDGFGMAILAAIIITILNTFIQKLIVEPLRK from the coding sequence ATGGGCTGGCTTATCCATTTGCTTGTTAATAGTGTGACGCTCCTGATCGTCGCTCACTTCTTTGTGCAGTTTCAAATATCGGGATTCGGTGCCGCTTTTTTTGCGAGTATCATTCTGTCGATCTTAAATTTTATCGTTCGACCGATATTAGTATTTTTAACGCTACCCGTAACGATTATCACATTAGGTCTGTTTCTATTTGTCATTAACGCGATTACATTAAGGTTAACAGCCGCGTTTATGGGATCTGCTTTTGTGATTGATGGATTCGGTATGGCGATTTTAGCCGCCATTATTATTACGATCTTAAATACATTCATTCAAAAACTCATCGTGGAGCCTTTACGGAAATAG
- a CDS encoding transposase, translating into MHQEVYTDILKGVNRIMELMTSWEKKGLEKGLKKWLEKGRTEEKVKIAKQMLEKEFPLKVICEFTGLSEAEVEKLKD; encoded by the coding sequence TTGCACCAGGAAGTCTACACTGATATTTTAAAAGGTGTGAACCGAATTATGGAATTGATGACTTCGTGGGAGAAGAAAGGTTTAGAAAAAGGGTTAAAAAAATGGTTAGAGAAGGGAAGAACCGAAGAAAAGGTCAAGATCGCCAAACAAATGCTTGAAAAAGAATTCCCGTTGAAGGTTATTTGTGAGTTCACCGGGTTATCAGAAGCCGAAGTCGAAAAATTGAAAGATTAA
- a CDS encoding type II toxin-antitoxin system PemK/MazF family toxin encodes MTDDILVVAITSQLKDLDYSVVIEQKDLDEGALKVTSAVRADKVYTLSKAIIRKRFGKVNTEVLNSVRTKVEHLIK; translated from the coding sequence ATGACTGATGATATTCTTGTTGTTGCTATTACATCACAATTAAAAGACCTTGACTATTCAGTCGTGATTGAACAAAAAGACTTAGACGAAGGTGCTCTTAAAGTTACATCAGCAGTGAGAGCAGACAAAGTTTATACACTTTCAAAAGCAATTATCAGAAAAAGATTTGGTAAAGTAAACACAGAAGTATTAAATAGTGTACGAACTAAGGTAGAACACTTAATAAAATAG
- the hprK gene encoding HPr(Ser) kinase/phosphatase: MAKVTANDLIEKFQLELISGEEGVYRPIATSDISRPGIEMAGFFTYYPANRLQLLGRTELSFFQQLNDYDKKERMLKLCTYDTPGIIISRGLEIPEELISASEEKGVPILRSSLTTTRLSSRLTNFLESRLAPMTAIHGVLVDIYGIGVLITGASGVGKSETALDLVRRGHRLVADDSVEIRQEHEDTLIGRSPELIKHLLEIRGLGIINVMTLFGAGAIRPFKRVALVINLELWDQKKAYDRLGLEEDTLKIIDVEVPKLTVPVRPGRNLAVIVEVAAMNFRLKRLGINAAQEFSDRLTDVIEEGDRDDYYL, encoded by the coding sequence ATGGCAAAAGTGACTGCAAATGATTTAATAGAGAAGTTTCAATTGGAGCTTATTAGTGGGGAAGAAGGGGTGTATCGACCGATCGCGACGAGTGATATATCACGGCCTGGAATTGAAATGGCTGGCTTTTTTACGTATTACCCAGCGAACCGGCTTCAGTTACTCGGACGGACAGAGTTGTCATTCTTTCAACAACTAAATGATTATGACAAGAAAGAACGGATGCTTAAACTTTGCACATATGACACTCCGGGTATTATTATTTCAAGAGGGTTAGAGATCCCTGAGGAGCTAATTTCAGCTTCAGAGGAAAAAGGTGTACCGATTTTGCGTTCATCGTTAACGACGACGCGTCTTAGTAGTAGATTGACGAACTTTTTAGAAAGTCGCCTCGCGCCGATGACGGCCATTCATGGTGTTCTTGTGGACATATACGGGATTGGTGTTTTGATCACGGGCGCTAGTGGGGTTGGTAAAAGTGAGACGGCACTTGATCTCGTTCGTCGTGGGCATCGTCTTGTGGCTGATGACTCGGTTGAAATTCGGCAAGAACATGAAGATACGTTAATCGGTCGATCTCCAGAATTAATTAAACATTTACTTGAAATACGTGGTCTCGGGATTATTAATGTGATGACGTTATTTGGAGCAGGAGCCATCCGTCCATTCAAGCGTGTGGCGTTAGTCATTAATCTAGAGCTGTGGGATCAAAAGAAAGCGTATGACCGGTTAGGGTTAGAGGAAGATACGTTAAAAATTATTGACGTGGAGGTTCCAAAGCTGACTGTTCCCGTTCGTCCAGGTCGTAACTTAGCGGTTATCGTTGAAGTGGCCGCGATGAACTTCAGGTTGAAGCGTCTTGGCATTAATGCAGCCCAGGAATTTTCAGATCGGCTAACCGATGTAATTGAAGAAGGAGATAGAGACGACTATTATTTATAG
- the lgt gene encoding prolipoprotein diacylglyceryl transferase has protein sequence MEETIQPLSRIAFELGPITVYWYGLLIGLGVVVGYLLATRETEKRGLPKDTFADLLIWALPIAIISARLYYVIFRWEHYVDNPLKAFAIWEGGLAIHGGLIGGVATAIVFAKRRGISIWKLLDIAAPSIIVAQAIGRWGNFMNQEVYGGPVSREFLENLMLPQFIINQMYINDPQFGLGYYHPTFLYESIWNLLGLALLLWLRRVNLKEGEIFFSYVIWYSIGRFMIEGMRLDNLMIGDMLRTAQIMSIVLIVGAVVLWVYRRKAGLATKNYLDEEPKAKTTTNHTKGKKKKKK, from the coding sequence ATGGAGGAAACGATACAGCCTTTAAGTAGGATTGCCTTTGAGTTAGGTCCCATTACAGTTTATTGGTATGGGTTATTAATTGGATTAGGTGTTGTGGTTGGTTACTTACTCGCAACACGAGAAACGGAAAAACGTGGTTTGCCGAAAGACACGTTTGCCGACTTGTTAATTTGGGCGTTACCGATTGCCATTATTTCCGCTCGACTTTATTATGTCATTTTTCGCTGGGAACATTATGTGGACAATCCGTTAAAAGCGTTTGCCATTTGGGAAGGTGGACTAGCTATTCATGGTGGTTTGATCGGTGGTGTTGCGACGGCCATTGTTTTTGCTAAACGTCGTGGAATTTCAATTTGGAAATTATTAGATATAGCTGCCCCGAGTATCATTGTGGCGCAAGCGATTGGGCGCTGGGGTAATTTTATGAACCAAGAAGTGTATGGTGGCCCTGTGTCACGAGAATTTCTTGAAAACTTAATGCTTCCTCAGTTCATTATTAATCAAATGTATATCAATGATCCTCAATTTGGATTAGGGTATTATCATCCTACCTTTTTATATGAATCGATTTGGAATTTACTAGGTTTAGCTCTTTTACTTTGGTTACGCCGTGTCAACTTAAAAGAAGGGGAAATCTTCTTTAGTTACGTGATTTGGTATTCGATTGGTCGCTTTATGATTGAAGGAATGCGACTCGACAACTTGATGATTGGTGATATGCTGCGTACGGCCCAAATTATGTCGATTGTATTAATTGTTGGTGCAGTCGTTTTATGGGTGTATCGCCGAAAAGCAGGATTGGCTACGAAAAATTATTTAGATGAAGAGCCAAAAGCAAAAACAACGACCAATCATACAAAAGGAAAAAAGAAAAAGAAAAAATAA
- a CDS encoding nucleoside recognition domain-containing protein, translating into MGTLKRGLLVGLQTTWTLGRIIFPITLIITILGYTPVLEWVAQWLAPLMGWIGLPGEAAIPLILGNVLNLYAAIGAILTMELTMKEVFILAIMLSFSHNLFIESAVAAKVGIRMSVVLAVRLGLAFFSAWIIHLFWKGGSEIAQYGFVSSGQHAEVSGWLAITWKGMESATIGIAQLALIVIPLMIFIQIMKDLNWLKVFSKWMSPFTRMLGIRENTSTTLASGLFFGLAFGAGVMIQAVKEDGVKKKDLYLVFIFLVACHAVIEDTLIFIPLGIPIWPLLIIRLVVAILLTMVVALVWNRLEKKQQVTEKGKEAFNEN; encoded by the coding sequence GTGGGAACTTTAAAACGGGGATTACTCGTAGGTTTACAAACAACATGGACATTAGGGAGAATCATTTTTCCTATTACACTCATCATTACGATACTCGGCTATACACCTGTTCTTGAGTGGGTTGCTCAATGGTTAGCACCTCTTATGGGGTGGATTGGTTTGCCCGGGGAAGCGGCAATTCCATTAATTTTAGGAAATGTATTGAATCTATATGCTGCGATTGGTGCCATTTTAACGATGGAACTGACAATGAAGGAAGTTTTTATTTTAGCGATTATGCTCTCTTTTTCTCATAATCTTTTCATCGAATCAGCAGTAGCGGCAAAAGTCGGCATTCGAATGTCGGTCGTTCTTGCTGTTCGTCTTGGGCTAGCCTTTTTTTCTGCGTGGATCATTCATCTTTTTTGGAAGGGCGGTAGCGAAATCGCACAGTATGGGTTTGTTTCTTCAGGACAACATGCTGAAGTATCTGGCTGGCTGGCGATTACCTGGAAAGGAATGGAAAGTGCGACAATAGGAATTGCACAACTGGCTCTCATTGTCATTCCGCTGATGATTTTTATTCAAATTATGAAAGACTTAAATTGGCTGAAGGTGTTTTCAAAATGGATGTCACCATTTACGAGAATGCTTGGTATCCGGGAGAATACGTCAACGACTCTTGCATCTGGTTTGTTTTTTGGACTAGCTTTTGGAGCTGGGGTTATGATCCAGGCGGTAAAGGAAGATGGGGTTAAAAAGAAAGACTTGTATCTTGTCTTTATTTTCCTCGTTGCGTGTCATGCCGTCATTGAAGATACTTTAATATTCATACCACTCGGCATACCGATTTGGCCTCTACTTATCATTCGACTCGTTGTTGCGATTCTCTTGACGATGGTCGTAGCTTTGGTTTGGAACCGACTCGAGAAAAAGCAACAAGTAACTGAAAAGGGAAAGGAAGCTTTTAATGAAAATTGA
- the ppaX gene encoding pyrophosphatase PpaX produces MKIDTLLFDLDGTLINTNDLIIASFLHTLEHYYPGEYTREKVIEFIGPPLIDSFKGIDPERVEEMVAMYREHNLSNHDLLVKEYEGVFQTIERLHQEGFKLAVVTTKMRRTAIRGLEVMGLNRFFEVIVAIDDVEKVKPDPEPLEKAMAALGSTAETTIMVGDSQYDVLGGKNTGTKTAAVAWSIKGEDFIRSFEPDYVLNDMRDLLKIVGVE; encoded by the coding sequence ATGAAAATTGATACTCTATTGTTTGATTTAGATGGAACTTTAATCAATACAAATGACCTTATTATCGCCTCATTTTTGCATACACTGGAGCACTATTATCCTGGTGAGTATACACGAGAAAAGGTGATTGAATTTATTGGTCCACCGCTAATTGATAGTTTTAAAGGAATCGACCCTGAACGTGTGGAAGAGATGGTTGCGATGTATCGTGAACATAACTTATCGAATCACGATTTGTTAGTAAAAGAGTATGAAGGTGTGTTTCAAACGATCGAGCGTTTGCATCAAGAAGGTTTTAAATTAGCGGTTGTAACGACGAAAATGAGAAGAACTGCGATACGAGGTCTTGAAGTCATGGGACTGAATCGCTTCTTTGAAGTAATTGTTGCAATTGATGATGTGGAAAAAGTGAAGCCAGACCCTGAACCGTTAGAGAAAGCAATGGCCGCTCTGGGGTCAACGGCTGAAACGACGATTATGGTCGGCGATAGTCAATACGATGTTTTAGGCGGGAAAAATACAGGTACGAAAACAGCTGCTGTGGCGTGGTCGATTAAAGGTGAAGACTTTATTCGATCGTTTGAACCTGACTATGTTTTAAATGATATGAGAGATTTATTGAAAATTGTTGGAGTCGAGTAA
- a CDS encoding acyltransferase: MRRTKRYPVEGSNSLWQIYKTVPFSKVVKSFVVIQLARYTPSISMKNWMYRHLLKMKVGDQTAVALMVMMDVMFPEKISIGRNSIIGYNTTILAHEYLIHEYRLGDVVIGDEVMIGANCTILPGVVIGDGAIVSAGTLVHQDVPAGSFVGGNPMRVIYTKAEMEQRSKEQIME; the protein is encoded by the coding sequence GTGAGAAGGACGAAACGGTATCCCGTTGAAGGCAGTAACTCGCTTTGGCAAATTTATAAGACTGTTCCTTTTTCGAAAGTCGTGAAAAGCTTTGTTGTGATTCAACTTGCCCGCTATACACCGTCCATCTCAATGAAAAACTGGATGTATCGTCATTTGCTTAAAATGAAGGTCGGTGATCAAACGGCAGTAGCGCTAATGGTCATGATGGATGTGATGTTTCCAGAAAAAATATCGATTGGTCGCAATTCGATTATTGGCTATAATACAACGATCCTCGCCCACGAATATTTAATTCATGAGTACCGACTTGGTGATGTCGTAATTGGTGACGAAGTGATGATCGGTGCTAATTGCACGATCTTGCCAGGAGTTGTAATCGGCGATGGCGCGATCGTGTCGGCTGGTACACTCGTTCATCAAGATGTACCAGCAGGAAGCTTTGTTGGTGGAAATCCAATGCGCGTCATTTATACAAAAGCCGAAATGGAGCAACGGAGTAAGGAACAGATAATGGAATAA
- a CDS encoding ATP phosphoribosyltransferase regulatory subunit, which produces MSKPFMFEKPIGMRDTLPELFETKQRIATEINEEVSRWGYRAIQTPTLEYYETVGEASAILDQQLFKLLDQDGNTLVLRPDMTAPIARLAASSLKNEGYPLRLSYHTNLYRSQQREGGKPAEFEQIGVELVGDGTASADAEVIALMIAALRKAGVDNFQVAIGHIGYVNALLIEVVGNEERANVLRRYLYEKNYVGYRQHVKSLPLSSIDKTRLLNLLQLRGGSEKISAASELVQSEAGEKALQDLAKLWDALECYGVTEFLKIDLNLVMHMSYYTGVVFEGYGSRLGVPLGSGGRYDELLANFDRPAQATGFGIRLDLLVEAIGTKKELTPQTCIIFSNERRKEAITLATEKREQGEAVILQDLAGIKDVDVLSEQFAEVVYYIGKAKNGGASGE; this is translated from the coding sequence ATGTCTAAACCGTTTATGTTTGAAAAACCGATCGGGATGCGAGATACGCTACCCGAATTATTTGAAACGAAACAAAGAATTGCAACTGAAATCAATGAAGAAGTTTCCCGCTGGGGTTATCGTGCCATTCAAACACCGACGTTGGAATATTACGAAACGGTTGGTGAGGCTTCAGCGATTTTAGATCAACAATTATTTAAACTATTAGACCAAGACGGAAACACCCTTGTTCTCAGACCTGATATGACCGCGCCGATTGCGAGATTAGCGGCATCAAGTTTGAAAAATGAAGGGTACCCGTTGCGTCTTTCGTATCATACGAACTTGTATCGTTCACAGCAGCGTGAAGGAGGAAAGCCAGCAGAGTTTGAACAAATTGGTGTCGAACTCGTTGGAGATGGAACGGCAAGTGCCGATGCCGAAGTAATAGCATTAATGATTGCGGCATTACGTAAAGCAGGCGTTGACAACTTCCAGGTAGCGATTGGGCATATTGGTTACGTCAATGCTTTACTAATCGAAGTTGTCGGAAATGAAGAGCGAGCAAACGTCCTCAGACGTTATTTATATGAGAAAAACTATGTTGGTTATCGTCAACATGTTAAAAGCTTACCGCTATCTTCTATTGATAAAACGCGTCTTCTGAACTTACTTCAGTTACGTGGCGGAAGTGAAAAGATCAGTGCAGCAAGTGAATTAGTCCAAAGTGAAGCTGGGGAAAAAGCGTTACAAGACTTAGCGAAACTATGGGATGCGCTCGAATGCTATGGTGTGACTGAATTTTTAAAAATTGACTTAAACCTTGTCATGCATATGAGCTATTACACGGGTGTTGTTTTTGAAGGATATGGCAGTCGCTTGGGTGTACCGCTTGGAAGTGGTGGCCGTTATGACGAATTACTAGCTAATTTTGATCGACCTGCACAAGCGACAGGTTTTGGTATTCGCCTTGACTTGCTAGTCGAAGCCATTGGTACGAAAAAAGAACTAACACCACAAACGTGCATTATTTTCAGTAACGAACGAAGAAAAGAAGCGATTACTCTTGCAACGGAAAAAAGAGAGCAAGGCGAGGCGGTCATTTTACAAGACTTAGCTGGAATAAAAGATGTTGATGTTTTATCGGAGCAATTTGCCGAGGTTGTGTATTATATTGGAAAAGCAAAGAATGGAGGTGCTAGCGGTGAGTGA
- the hisG gene encoding ATP phosphoribosyltransferase has product MSEWLTVAMPKGRIFEEAADLLRKAGYALPDEFDDSRKLIVDAPIAKMRFILAKPMDVPTYVEYGVADVGVAGKDTMLEEERDVYEVLDLKISECYLAVAGLPTYEKQSEIAPKVASKYPQVAIQYFKEQGEQVEVIKLNGSIELAPLVGLADRIVDIVSTGRTLKENGLVELEKIMDITSRLIVNPVSYRMKDEVIDDLVERLAKVIEGDDE; this is encoded by the coding sequence GTGAGTGAATGGTTAACGGTAGCGATGCCAAAAGGTCGTATATTTGAAGAAGCTGCTGATTTACTACGCAAAGCGGGATATGCTTTGCCAGATGAATTTGATGACTCAAGAAAGCTGATCGTTGATGCGCCTATTGCGAAAATGCGCTTCATTCTTGCGAAACCAATGGACGTTCCAACTTATGTGGAGTATGGTGTTGCTGACGTAGGCGTTGCAGGAAAAGACACTATGCTCGAAGAAGAGCGGGATGTGTATGAAGTTCTTGATTTAAAAATTAGTGAATGTTATTTAGCGGTAGCTGGGCTGCCAACGTATGAGAAACAAAGCGAGATCGCCCCAAAGGTCGCTTCTAAATATCCGCAGGTTGCAATTCAATATTTTAAAGAACAAGGTGAGCAAGTCGAAGTTATCAAGCTAAATGGATCGATCGAGCTTGCGCCACTAGTTGGTTTAGCGGATCGGATTGTTGATATCGTATCGACTGGTCGAACATTAAAAGAAAATGGCCTTGTGGAATTAGAAAAAATTATGGACATTACGTCAAGACTCATCGTCAACCCTGTAAGTTATCGCATGAAAGATGAAGTGATTGATGATTTAGTGGAGCGTCTCGCCAAAGTCATTGAGGGGGATGACGAATGA
- the hisD gene encoding histidinol dehydrogenase: MNIVNVTKDVSLKRTIEAGTETQQQAVTQIIEKVKAYGDDALGALTEKFDGVRLQSFTVTKDELEKAYDEIDAEALAAIREAIANIRDFHARQKRETWITTKEDGTMLGQKVTPLDSVGVYVPGGRAAYPSSIMMNVIPAQVAGVERIVMVSPPQSNGSWPAGVLVTANELGVSEMYKVGGAQAIAALAYGTESISPIDKIVGPGNIYVALAKRAVFGQVDIDMIAGPSEIVVLADKNANSVFIAADLLSQAEHDPMASAILVTPCGELAQAVADEVAVQLETLPKRDIAEASIRDYGAIYVTKDLEEAIDTVNQLAPEHLEVLTEDPIQLLGKIKHAGAIFLGPYSSEPVGDYFAGPNHVLPTNGTARFSSPLNVDDFTKKSSIIYYSQAALELNGKQITTLARLEGLEAHARAIEKRLEEEK; this comes from the coding sequence ATGAACATCGTAAACGTAACAAAAGACGTCTCTCTCAAACGAACGATCGAAGCGGGAACGGAAACACAACAACAAGCTGTTACCCAAATAATTGAAAAAGTAAAAGCGTACGGCGATGATGCATTAGGTGCGCTTACGGAAAAATTTGATGGCGTTCGGCTGCAATCTTTTACCGTTACGAAAGATGAACTTGAAAAAGCATATGATGAAATTGATGCAGAAGCATTAGCGGCCATTCGTGAGGCGATCGCAAATATTCGCGATTTCCACGCTAGACAAAAACGGGAAACGTGGATCACGACGAAAGAAGACGGAACGATGCTCGGTCAAAAAGTAACTCCACTTGATTCGGTCGGGGTGTACGTACCAGGCGGTAGAGCCGCTTATCCTTCATCAATTATGATGAATGTAATTCCTGCACAAGTCGCTGGTGTCGAGCGCATCGTGATGGTGTCACCGCCACAGTCGAATGGTTCATGGCCAGCAGGCGTGTTGGTGACTGCGAATGAACTGGGTGTAAGCGAAATGTATAAAGTTGGCGGCGCTCAAGCGATTGCTGCATTAGCGTACGGTACAGAGTCGATTTCACCGATTGATAAAATCGTGGGACCAGGAAATATTTATGTAGCACTAGCGAAACGAGCGGTGTTTGGACAAGTTGATATTGATATGATTGCGGGACCGAGTGAAATCGTCGTTCTCGCAGATAAAAACGCTAATTCTGTGTTTATTGCAGCAGACTTACTTTCACAAGCGGAGCATGATCCGATGGCGTCGGCTATTCTAGTCACTCCGTGTGGAGAGCTTGCTCAAGCAGTTGCAGATGAGGTTGCTGTACAGCTTGAAACATTACCGAAACGAGACATTGCTGAAGCGTCGATTCGGGATTATGGTGCGATTTATGTAACTAAGGATTTAGAGGAAGCGATTGACACGGTGAACCAGCTTGCCCCTGAACATTTAGAGGTGTTAACAGAAGATCCAATCCAATTATTGGGGAAAATTAAGCATGCTGGAGCCATTTTTCTTGGCCCTTATAGCTCGGAGCCCGTTGGTGATTATTTTGCGGGACCGAATCACGTGTTACCGACAAACGGCACAGCAAGGTTTTCCAGTCCGCTGAACGTCGATGATTTTACGAAGAAATCAAGTATTATTTATTATAGTCAAGCAGCCCTTGAGTTGAATGGTAAACAAATAACAACACTTGCTCGTTTGGAAGGGTTAGAAGCGCATGCACGAGCAATTGAGAAGCGACTAGAGGAGGAAAAATAA
- the hisB gene encoding imidazoleglycerol-phosphate dehydratase HisB: MERTGSIERITGETQIKLQFGIDGEGKSDLNTNVPFMTHMLDLFTKHGHFDLTLDAKGDVDVDDHHTTEDIGICLGIALKDALGDKRGIKRYGNAFVPMDETLAQVVVDLSNRPHLEFRAEFPSEKVGTFDTELVHEFLWKLALEARMNLHVIVHYGHNTHHMIEAVFKALGRALDDATQIDERVKGVPSTKGML; this comes from the coding sequence ATGGAGCGTACAGGTAGCATTGAACGCATAACAGGAGAAACGCAAATTAAATTACAGTTTGGGATTGATGGCGAAGGAAAATCTGATTTAAACACAAACGTTCCATTTATGACCCATATGCTCGACTTATTTACGAAGCACGGACACTTTGATTTGACGTTGGATGCTAAAGGCGACGTGGATGTGGATGATCACCACACGACTGAAGATATTGGGATTTGCCTTGGGATTGCACTAAAAGATGCTCTCGGTGACAAGCGTGGGATTAAGCGCTACGGTAATGCGTTTGTTCCAATGGATGAGACTTTAGCTCAAGTTGTTGTCGATCTAAGCAATCGCCCACACTTAGAGTTTCGTGCGGAATTTCCGAGCGAAAAGGTGGGAACATTTGATACGGAGCTAGTGCATGAATTTTTATGGAAGCTGGCGCTTGAAGCGCGTATGAATTTACATGTAATCGTTCATTATGGCCACAACACACATCATATGATTGAAGCGGTATTTAAAGCACTTGGACGAGCTTTAGATGATGCTACACAAATAGATGAGCGCGTTAAAGGTGTTCCGTCAACGAAAGGAATGTTATAA